From Synechococcus sp. A10-1-5-1, a single genomic window includes:
- a CDS encoding SDR family NAD(P)-dependent oxidoreductase yields the protein MRTLLISGASRGIGRAMAERLLRDGHRLSLGLRNPDDLKGSPLDPDKAGADRVLLHPYDAAVPSDAEAWVQATLERFGQLDSVIHCAGIFSRVPLVFESGQEEEIQRLFEVNVMGPWWLTRAAWPQLAAHGSGRIVVLVSMSGKRTKGRLAAYSTSKFALMGLCQTMRNEGWESGIRVTAICPSWVNTDMAAAVKALPPEQMTQSEDLASLTSQLLEQPNSCVPFELAVNCNLEA from the coding sequence ATGCGCACACTCTTGATCAGCGGCGCCAGCCGCGGCATCGGCCGGGCCATGGCTGAGCGTTTGTTGAGGGATGGCCATCGCCTCAGCCTGGGCCTGCGCAACCCAGACGATCTCAAGGGCAGCCCCCTCGATCCGGATAAGGCCGGAGCGGATCGCGTGCTGCTGCATCCCTATGACGCCGCTGTGCCAAGCGATGCCGAAGCCTGGGTGCAGGCGACGCTGGAGCGCTTTGGACAGCTGGACAGCGTGATTCACTGCGCGGGGATCTTCTCGCGGGTGCCGCTGGTGTTTGAAAGCGGCCAAGAGGAGGAGATTCAGCGCCTCTTCGAGGTCAATGTCATGGGCCCCTGGTGGCTGACCCGCGCCGCCTGGCCGCAGCTGGCCGCCCATGGCTCCGGCCGAATCGTCGTGCTGGTGTCGATGAGCGGCAAACGCACCAAGGGACGCCTGGCGGCCTACAGCACCAGCAAGTTCGCCTTGATGGGGCTCTGTCAGACGATGCGCAATGAAGGCTGGGAGAGCGGCATCCGGGTCACGGCGATCTGCCCAAGTTGGGTCAACACCGACATGGCCGCCGCAGTGAAGGCCTTGCCGCCTGAGCAGATGACCCAAAGCGAGGACCTCGCCTCCCTCACCAGCCAGCTGCTGGAGCAACCCAACAGCTGTGTGCCCTTTGAGCTGGCGGTGAACTGCAACCTGGAGGCCTAA
- a CDS encoding sodium:alanine symporter family protein yields the protein MEQLIKAINDPINGVVWGWPMVTLIAVTGIVLMLGLRLMPLQRIGYGVRMLAKPAAAGEAGDISAFGALMTSLSATIGTGNIAGVAGAIAIGGPGAVFWMWVIAVFGIATKYAEAVLAVRYREVDGLGNHVGGPMYYIRNGLGPNWQWLAVLFAIFGMLAGFGIGNGVQCFEVSSALAAAGIPRVATGLVLGGLVFAVIVGGINRISQAASALVPAMSILYVLACLVVLGLNISDVPAAFGTIFSNAFNGQAAAGGAFGQVVLMGFKRGIFSNEAGLGSAPIAHAAARTNDPVRQGTVAMLGTVIDTLIICTMTALVIITTGVYGSGESGSNLSILAFNTGLSGSGWVVTAGLVIFAFTTVLGWSFYGERCTEFLFGERAIKPFRFVWVAVVVIGSVAGDRGVVWGVADTLNGLMALPNLIALLLLSGTVFQLTREYKFER from the coding sequence ATGGAACAACTCATCAAGGCCATCAACGACCCGATTAACGGGGTCGTCTGGGGCTGGCCCATGGTCACGCTCATCGCAGTCACCGGCATCGTGTTGATGCTGGGGTTGCGCTTGATGCCGCTGCAGCGCATTGGCTATGGCGTGCGGATGCTCGCCAAGCCCGCTGCGGCTGGAGAGGCTGGAGATATCAGCGCCTTCGGTGCCTTGATGACGTCCCTCTCGGCGACGATCGGTACGGGCAACATCGCCGGGGTCGCCGGAGCGATCGCCATCGGTGGTCCCGGGGCGGTCTTTTGGATGTGGGTGATCGCCGTCTTCGGCATCGCCACCAAGTACGCCGAGGCGGTCCTCGCCGTTCGCTACCGGGAAGTCGACGGCCTGGGCAACCACGTTGGCGGCCCGATGTACTACATCCGCAATGGCCTGGGTCCCAACTGGCAGTGGTTGGCGGTGCTCTTCGCCATCTTCGGGATGTTGGCGGGCTTCGGCATCGGCAATGGCGTCCAGTGTTTTGAGGTCTCCAGTGCCCTGGCGGCGGCTGGGATTCCCCGGGTGGCCACCGGTTTAGTGCTGGGCGGTTTGGTTTTTGCCGTGATTGTTGGCGGCATCAACCGGATCTCCCAGGCCGCTTCGGCTTTGGTGCCGGCGATGTCGATCCTCTATGTCCTGGCCTGCCTGGTGGTGCTGGGACTCAACATCAGCGATGTGCCGGCTGCCTTCGGCACGATCTTCAGCAATGCCTTCAATGGACAGGCTGCCGCCGGTGGCGCCTTCGGCCAGGTGGTGCTAATGGGCTTCAAGCGCGGCATCTTCTCCAATGAAGCCGGTCTGGGCAGTGCTCCGATTGCCCACGCGGCAGCCCGCACCAATGACCCAGTTCGTCAGGGGACGGTGGCCATGCTCGGCACCGTGATCGACACCCTGATCATTTGCACCATGACCGCCCTGGTGATCATCACCACGGGTGTCTATGGCAGTGGTGAGTCGGGCTCCAACCTCTCGATCCTGGCCTTCAACACCGGCCTGAGCGGCTCGGGTTGGGTCGTCACCGCCGGCCTGGTGATCTTTGCCTTCACCACCGTTCTGGGCTGGAGCTTCTACGGCGAGCGTTGCACCGAATTTCTGTTCGGTGAGCGGGCGATCAAGCCCTTCCGCTTCGTCTGGGTTGCAGTGGTTGTGATTGGTTCGGTGGCCGGTGATCGCGGTGTGGTCTGGGGGGTGGCTGACACCCTCAATGGCCTGATGGCTCTGCCCAACCTGATCGCCCTGCTGCTGCTCAGCGGCACGGTCTTCCAGCTGACCCGTGAGTACAAGTTCGAGCGTTAG
- a CDS encoding DUF3386 domain-containing protein, with translation MTVAPSSAPVSSGSDCTAAFRAAYENRYTWAPGFGGYSGSCIWEQGDQRVEGTFKVGADLKAQVEGIENEEIHKAIASQLWEVCIHRVRRSFEQTHGENTFTAGETDAVGTEVIVGGKNDGDRYRIKDDVVTMVHRHIHGTVVTIFTESTTDTGSGYLSHTYTSQYADPASGEARGGKSSFTDTFVPLAGEGPWVLSERVVETEAFGDSPAGRQVFRFEALSPA, from the coding sequence GTGACCGTCGCCCCAAGCTCTGCTCCGGTTAGCTCTGGTTCCGACTGCACGGCTGCCTTCCGGGCGGCCTACGAAAACCGCTACACCTGGGCCCCTGGCTTTGGCGGCTACAGCGGCAGCTGCATCTGGGAGCAGGGCGACCAGCGCGTGGAAGGCACCTTCAAGGTCGGCGCTGACCTCAAGGCCCAGGTGGAGGGCATTGAGAACGAGGAGATCCACAAGGCGATCGCGTCCCAGCTCTGGGAGGTCTGCATTCACCGGGTGCGCCGCAGCTTTGAGCAGACCCACGGCGAGAACACCTTCACCGCCGGTGAGACCGATGCGGTGGGCACTGAGGTGATCGTCGGCGGCAAGAACGATGGCGATCGCTACCGGATCAAGGATGACGTGGTGACGATGGTGCACCGCCACATCCACGGCACCGTGGTGACGATCTTCACCGAGAGCACCACCGACACCGGTAGTGGCTACCTCAGTCACACCTACACGAGTCAGTACGCCGATCCCGCCAGTGGCGAGGCCCGCGGCGGCAAGAGCAGCTTCACCGACACCTTTGTTCCCTTGGCCGGCGAAGGCCCCTGGGTGCTGAGTGAGCGGGTGGTGGAAACTGAGGCCTTCGGTGATAGTCCTGCAGGTCGTCAGGTCTTTCGTTTCGAAGCCCTGAGCCCCGCCTGA
- the carB gene encoding carbamoyl-phosphate synthase large subunit, producing MPRRTDLRRILLLGSGPIVIGQACEFDYSGTQACKALRAEGFEVVLVNSNPASIMTDPDMADRTYIEPLTPDVVRRVIEQERPDALLPTMGGQTALNLAVALSKDGTLEKYGVELIGANLEAIEKAEDRDLFKRAMGRIGVGVCPSGIATTLEEAEAVGDQIGSYPRIIRPAFTLGGSGGGIAYNPEEFRAICLSGLDASPVNQILIEQSLLGWKEFELEVMRDTADNVVIVCSIENLDPMGVHTGDSITVAPAQTLTDREYQRLRDQSIAIIREIGVDTGGSNIQFAINPANGDVIVIEMNPRVSRSSALASKATGFPIAKIAARLAVGYTLDEILNDITGKTPACFEPTIDYVVTKVPRFAFEKFRGSPAVLTTAMKSVGEAMAIGRNFEESFQKALRSLETGHAGWGCDRPDPSPERSDLDRELRTPAPDRIFAVRTAMVNGYSDADIHRISAIDPWFLAKLRRIIEAEQRLLKGQSLAALDTAALLELKQLGFSDRQIAWATGSKELEVRSHRQGLGVNAVFKTVDTCAAEFASSTPYHYATYERPMERLLADGSLELMAPESEVQPESRRKVMILGGGPNRIGQGIEFDYCCVHASFALQEEGFATVMVNSNPETVSTDYDTSDRLYFEPLTFEDVLNVIEAEKPEGVIVQFGGQTPLKLAIPLLRWLDSPAGQATGTRIWGTSPESIDNAEDREQFEAILRRLDIRQPRNGLARSEAEARVVAERVGYPVVVRPSYVLGGRAMEVVYGEDELNRYMIEAVNVEPDHPVLIDQYLENATEVDVDALCDGTGKVVIGGLMEHIEPAGVHSGDSACALPSVSLEQDALATIRQWSEALALALQVNGLINLQFAIKDGLVYIIEANPRASRTVPFVAKATGVPLAKVASRIMSGKTLEQIGLTSEPKPPLQAVKEAVLPFKRFPGADSILGPEMRSTGEVMGTATSFGLAYAKAELGANEALPTTGTVFLSTHDRDKSALLPVAQRLDQMGFRLVATEGTARALSAAGLKVETVLKVHEGRPNIEDAIRSGEIQLVINTPVGRQAAHDDKYLRRAAIDYAVTTVTTLAGARAAVEGIAALQAQELQVRALQDIHG from the coding sequence ATGCCCCGTCGCACGGATCTGCGTCGCATCCTGCTGCTGGGGTCAGGCCCGATCGTGATCGGTCAAGCCTGTGAATTTGATTACTCGGGGACGCAGGCGTGTAAAGCCTTGCGGGCCGAGGGTTTTGAGGTGGTGCTGGTGAACAGCAACCCCGCCTCGATCATGACCGATCCGGACATGGCGGATCGCACTTATATCGAGCCCCTCACCCCTGATGTGGTCCGGCGGGTGATTGAGCAGGAGCGCCCCGATGCTCTCCTGCCGACCATGGGCGGTCAGACGGCCCTGAACCTGGCGGTGGCCCTTTCCAAGGACGGCACCCTGGAGAAGTACGGCGTTGAGCTGATCGGCGCCAACCTCGAGGCGATCGAGAAGGCGGAAGACCGGGACCTGTTTAAGCGGGCCATGGGACGCATTGGGGTGGGTGTTTGCCCCTCAGGAATCGCCACGACCTTGGAGGAGGCCGAGGCCGTCGGTGATCAGATCGGCAGCTATCCCCGGATTATTCGACCCGCCTTCACCCTGGGCGGCAGCGGTGGGGGCATCGCTTACAACCCCGAAGAGTTCAGGGCCATCTGTCTGAGCGGCCTGGATGCCAGCCCCGTGAATCAGATCCTGATCGAGCAGTCCCTGCTCGGTTGGAAGGAGTTCGAGCTGGAGGTGATGCGCGACACCGCCGACAACGTGGTGATCGTCTGCTCCATTGAAAACCTCGATCCGATGGGGGTGCACACCGGTGATTCGATCACCGTGGCTCCAGCCCAGACCCTGACGGACCGCGAATACCAGCGTCTGCGTGACCAGTCGATCGCGATCATCCGGGAAATCGGAGTGGACACCGGCGGCAGCAACATCCAGTTCGCGATCAATCCCGCCAATGGGGACGTGATCGTGATTGAGATGAATCCGAGGGTGTCTCGCTCCTCGGCCCTGGCTTCGAAGGCCACGGGGTTCCCGATCGCCAAGATCGCTGCTCGCTTGGCCGTTGGTTACACCCTCGACGAGATCCTCAACGACATCACCGGCAAGACCCCGGCCTGTTTTGAGCCCACGATTGACTACGTCGTCACGAAGGTCCCCCGCTTTGCCTTCGAGAAGTTTCGCGGCAGCCCGGCGGTACTCACCACGGCGATGAAGTCTGTGGGCGAGGCTATGGCCATCGGTCGCAACTTCGAAGAGTCCTTCCAGAAGGCCCTGCGCTCCCTGGAGACCGGCCATGCTGGCTGGGGTTGCGATCGCCCGGATCCCAGCCCCGAGCGCTCCGATCTTGATCGGGAGCTCCGCACCCCTGCGCCCGATCGGATCTTTGCGGTGCGCACCGCCATGGTGAATGGCTACAGCGATGCCGACATCCATCGCATCTCGGCCATCGATCCCTGGTTCCTGGCGAAGTTGCGCCGGATCATTGAGGCCGAACAACGGTTGCTGAAGGGCCAGAGCCTGGCTGCGCTGGATACCGCCGCACTATTGGAGCTCAAACAGCTGGGCTTCTCCGACCGTCAGATCGCCTGGGCCACTGGCAGCAAGGAATTGGAGGTGCGCTCGCACCGCCAGGGCCTTGGGGTGAATGCGGTGTTCAAAACCGTGGACACCTGCGCCGCGGAGTTTGCCTCCAGCACCCCGTATCACTACGCGACCTATGAGCGGCCGATGGAGCGCTTGCTGGCGGACGGAAGCCTGGAATTAATGGCTCCGGAGTCGGAGGTCCAGCCGGAATCGCGCCGCAAGGTGATGATCCTTGGGGGCGGCCCCAACCGCATCGGCCAGGGCATCGAGTTCGACTACTGCTGCGTCCACGCCTCCTTTGCTCTGCAGGAGGAAGGGTTCGCCACCGTGATGGTGAACTCCAACCCGGAGACGGTCTCCACCGATTACGACACCTCCGATCGTCTCTACTTCGAGCCCCTCACTTTTGAGGATGTGCTCAACGTCATCGAGGCCGAGAAGCCGGAAGGGGTCATCGTTCAGTTCGGCGGCCAGACCCCACTAAAGCTGGCGATTCCGCTGCTGCGCTGGCTGGATTCCCCCGCCGGTCAGGCCACGGGCACCCGCATCTGGGGCACCTCCCCTGAATCGATTGACAACGCGGAAGACCGCGAGCAGTTCGAAGCAATCCTGCGTCGCCTCGACATCCGTCAGCCTCGCAATGGCCTGGCCCGCAGCGAAGCGGAGGCCCGGGTGGTGGCCGAGCGCGTCGGCTATCCCGTGGTGGTCCGCCCCAGTTACGTCCTCGGTGGCCGCGCCATGGAGGTGGTCTACGGAGAGGACGAACTGAACCGCTACATGATTGAAGCGGTGAACGTCGAGCCCGATCATCCGGTCTTGATTGACCAGTACCTCGAGAACGCCACCGAGGTGGATGTCGATGCCCTCTGTGATGGCACTGGCAAGGTCGTCATCGGTGGCCTGATGGAGCACATCGAGCCGGCTGGTGTTCACTCCGGTGACTCAGCCTGCGCCCTGCCTTCGGTGAGCCTGGAGCAGGACGCCCTGGCCACGATCCGCCAGTGGAGTGAGGCCCTGGCCCTGGCTCTTCAGGTCAATGGACTGATCAACCTGCAGTTCGCCATCAAGGACGGTCTCGTCTACATCATTGAGGCCAACCCCCGTGCGTCCCGCACGGTGCCGTTTGTGGCCAAGGCCACCGGCGTTCCTCTGGCCAAGGTGGCCAGCCGGATCATGTCTGGCAAAACCCTCGAGCAGATCGGTCTGACCAGCGAGCCCAAGCCGCCCCTTCAGGCGGTCAAGGAGGCGGTGCTGCCCTTCAAGCGCTTCCCCGGTGCCGACTCAATCCTGGGTCCCGAGATGCGCAGCACCGGTGAGGTGATGGGCACGGCCACCAGCTTTGGCCTGGCCTACGCCAAGGCGGAACTGGGGGCCAACGAAGCCCTACCCACCACTGGCACGGTGTTTCTCTCCACCCACGACCGCGACAAGTCAGCGCTGCTGCCCGTCGCCCAGCGCTTGGACCAGATGGGCTTCCGCCTGGTGGCCACCGAAGGCACCGCCCGTGCTCTCTCAGCAGCGGGGCTCAAGGTGGAGACCGTGCTCAAGGTGCATGAGGGCCGCCCGAACATTGAAGACGCGATCCGCTCCGGTGAGATCCAGCTGGTGATCAACACCCCCGTCGGCCGTCAGGCTGCCCACGACGACAAGTACCTGCGCCGCGCCGCGATTGACTACGCCGTGACGACCGTGACGACCCTGGCTGGTGCCCGGGCGGCGGTGGAGGGCATCGCTGCACTCCAGGCCCAGGAGCTGCAGGTGCGCGCCCTGCAGGACATCCACGGCTAG
- a CDS encoding DUF3318 domain-containing protein, whose protein sequence is MSELQRLKGLLPPEMQSWVFVEAAASADPPLITIEEIGRDEVEVQLDLQKWDALAIDHRNLLFWHEVGRIQNDSVPRDGWEMAALAIGLGGAIGELWVQDGLLLLMALGLSGFAGYRLYLKNNSEKRLQDAIAADERAIDLACRFGYTLPNAYKSLGGALKELVEQTRKKKKRGFYEDRLEALRKSAGKARAEMAQQQGSRQSVSSENVYG, encoded by the coding sequence ATGAGCGAACTCCAGCGCCTGAAGGGGTTGCTGCCTCCCGAGATGCAGAGCTGGGTGTTTGTAGAAGCCGCGGCCTCGGCAGACCCGCCGCTGATCACCATCGAAGAGATCGGCCGGGATGAGGTGGAGGTTCAGCTCGACCTTCAAAAGTGGGATGCCCTGGCGATCGACCACCGCAACCTCCTCTTCTGGCATGAGGTGGGACGAATCCAGAACGACTCCGTTCCCCGTGATGGCTGGGAGATGGCCGCACTGGCCATTGGCCTGGGTGGGGCCATCGGTGAACTCTGGGTGCAGGACGGCCTGCTGCTGCTGATGGCCCTCGGCCTCTCCGGCTTTGCGGGCTATCGCCTCTATTTGAAAAACAACTCCGAAAAGCGTCTGCAGGACGCCATCGCCGCCGATGAACGGGCGATCGATCTGGCCTGCCGCTTTGGCTACACCCTGCCCAACGCGTACAAGAGCCTCGGCGGTGCCCTCAAGGAACTGGTGGAGCAAACCCGCAAGAAGAAAAAGCGGGGGTTCTACGAGGATCGGCTGGAGGCGCTGCGCAAGAGTGCAGGGAAAGCCCGGGCCGAGATGGCCCAGCAACAGGGCTCCCGACAATCCGTGAGCAGCGAGAACGTTTATGGCTGA
- the rsfS gene encoding ribosome silencing factor, translated as MAEAQATKPSPEPNRPRLDLDDSKALALLAADACDDRKATDIVLIRVEEISSIADWFVIASGFTDVQVRAMARSVEDKLEEHTGRLPLRKEGQNEGRWVLLDYGEVIVHCLTPDERSYYDLESFWGHGEKESFVGSPDAPPA; from the coding sequence ATGGCTGAGGCCCAAGCCACCAAGCCCAGTCCCGAACCCAACCGGCCCCGGCTCGACCTCGACGACAGCAAAGCGCTGGCCCTGCTGGCAGCTGACGCCTGCGATGACCGCAAGGCCACCGACATTGTTCTGATCCGGGTCGAGGAGATCTCTTCGATCGCTGACTGGTTCGTGATTGCCAGTGGCTTCACTGATGTCCAGGTGCGCGCCATGGCCCGATCTGTCGAAGACAAGCTCGAGGAGCACACCGGACGTCTACCCCTGCGGAAGGAAGGTCAAAACGAAGGACGCTGGGTCCTGCTCGACTACGGCGAGGTCATCGTTCATTGCCTCACCCCCGATGAGCGCAGTTACTACGACCTGGAGTCTTTCTGGGGCCACGGTGAGAAGGAGAGCTTCGTAGGCTCGCCTGACGCTCCACCGGCCTGA
- a CDS encoding CGLD27 family protein, protein MAGSDPSQGLSNSTPCPVPPEQRPLEQYKELQNSLFFAWAQQNIAQPLIQSWLIAMPLTLYLATGSFQLRHDPAALTAAGAAGACVVPLLMLTRQWLGWRTVLRRLTSTQVEYEESGWYDGQVWEKPLAWRQQDLLVATHEVKPVLRKIQLALATTAGLLLLSTGLCQAL, encoded by the coding sequence ATGGCTGGCAGCGATCCTTCCCAAGGGCTGAGTAACAGCACGCCCTGTCCGGTCCCCCCAGAGCAGCGCCCGCTGGAGCAGTACAAGGAGCTGCAGAACTCCCTGTTCTTCGCCTGGGCCCAGCAGAACATCGCCCAGCCGCTGATTCAAAGCTGGCTGATTGCGATGCCGCTCACGCTTTATCTCGCCACCGGCAGTTTTCAGCTACGCCACGATCCAGCAGCGCTGACCGCCGCGGGTGCCGCTGGGGCCTGCGTGGTGCCGTTGCTCATGCTCACCCGCCAATGGCTGGGATGGAGAACCGTGCTGCGACGCCTGACCTCCACCCAGGTGGAGTACGAGGAATCGGGTTGGTACGACGGTCAGGTCTGGGAAAAACCGCTGGCCTGGCGGCAACAGGATCTTCTGGTCGCCACCCACGAGGTCAAACCGGTGCTGCGCAAGATCCAGCTGGCCCTGGCCACGACCGCAGGACTGCTGTTGCTCTCGACCGGACTCTGTCAGGCTCTCTGA
- a CDS encoding asparaginase, with translation MTFSSSFGSRPGVPPLEVRLKRNGIGESLHRVHAVVCDQRGRVLMRAGDPQQLSFIRSALKPFQAQVFVSSGAADLGQHDDRALAIACASHGGEAGQAREAFKILWKADLESEQLQCPTPAGRQSPLEHNCSGKHAAFLATCRKMQWPLETYLQIEHPLQQQVLKRVGELLGMPAAELITARDDCGAPTLQLQLAQMALLFAHLGSGQHPELERLSRSMLAHPDLIAGEGRFDTAVMRSSHGQVLSKGGAEGIQCLSRVGEGLGLAIKVEDGARRAKQAVALHLMQQLEWLTPLTLEELSAQFLVPNPAVKLEVSGELRFDNGN, from the coding sequence ATGACCTTCTCCAGCAGCTTCGGCAGCCGTCCTGGGGTGCCACCCCTCGAGGTGCGCCTAAAACGCAATGGGATTGGCGAATCGCTGCACCGCGTCCACGCCGTGGTCTGCGACCAGCGCGGCCGCGTCCTGATGCGGGCTGGAGATCCGCAGCAACTGAGCTTTATCCGTTCAGCCCTCAAGCCATTCCAGGCTCAGGTCTTTGTCAGCAGTGGAGCAGCCGATCTCGGCCAGCACGACGACCGCGCCCTTGCGATTGCCTGTGCCTCCCATGGCGGTGAAGCCGGCCAGGCCCGCGAAGCCTTCAAGATCCTCTGGAAGGCCGACCTCGAGAGCGAGCAACTGCAGTGCCCCACCCCCGCGGGCAGGCAGAGTCCGCTCGAGCACAACTGCTCCGGCAAGCACGCCGCTTTTCTGGCAACCTGCCGCAAGATGCAATGGCCACTGGAGACCTACCTCCAGATCGAGCACCCCCTGCAGCAACAGGTGCTCAAGCGCGTCGGAGAACTCCTGGGGATGCCCGCCGCGGAGCTGATCACCGCCCGCGATGACTGCGGGGCACCAACCCTGCAACTGCAGCTAGCCCAAATGGCGCTGCTCTTTGCCCATCTCGGATCCGGTCAGCACCCTGAACTGGAGCGCCTGTCGCGCTCAATGTTGGCCCACCCCGATCTGATCGCCGGTGAGGGGCGTTTTGACACCGCCGTGATGCGCAGCAGCCATGGCCAGGTGCTGAGCAAGGGTGGAGCCGAAGGAATCCAGTGCCTTAGTCGCGTTGGCGAAGGCCTGGGACTAGCAATCAAGGTGGAAGACGGAGCCCGGCGGGCCAAGCAGGCGGTCGCCCTGCACCTGATGCAACAACTGGAGTGGCTCACGCCTCTCACCCTGGAGGAGCTCAGCGCTCAGTTCCTGGTCCCCAACCCCGCGGTCAAGCTCGAGGTCAGCGGCGAGCTGCGCTTCGATAACGGCAACTAG
- a CDS encoding transaldolase family protein yields MEPFSPMALHLLLDSADPSAWDHWLPTSLFAGVTCNPTLLKRAGQPCSLENLRTLSERALAHGVQELHLQAWGTDLVGCGRALAQIAPDRIWVKLPITRPGLEAARTLQQEGCRITFTACYEPQQVLLAVALGVDYIAPYLGRISDLGRDSHAELIQMQRCIDALGSTLRLLVASLRSPSDLPRLAAEGLNTFTISPAIAEALFSVEATEAAAAQFELDAL; encoded by the coding sequence ATGGAGCCGTTTTCTCCCATGGCGCTGCACCTCCTGCTGGATTCGGCCGACCCCAGCGCCTGGGATCACTGGTTGCCGACCTCCCTGTTTGCCGGGGTCACATGCAACCCCACGCTGCTCAAGCGCGCGGGGCAGCCCTGCAGCCTGGAGAATCTCCGGACCTTGTCTGAGCGGGCCCTGGCCCATGGTGTGCAGGAATTGCACCTGCAGGCCTGGGGGACCGACCTGGTGGGCTGCGGTCGCGCCCTGGCCCAGATCGCCCCGGATCGGATCTGGGTGAAGCTGCCCATCACTCGGCCTGGCCTGGAGGCAGCTCGAACCCTTCAGCAGGAGGGCTGCCGGATTACCTTCACCGCTTGCTACGAACCCCAGCAGGTTCTCTTGGCGGTGGCCCTGGGGGTGGACTACATCGCCCCCTACCTCGGGCGTATTAGCGATTTGGGCCGTGACAGTCACGCTGAGCTGATTCAGATGCAGCGCTGCATCGATGCGCTCGGTTCGACTCTGCGCCTCCTGGTGGCCAGCCTGCGCAGCCCTTCAGACCTGCCGCGTCTGGCGGCCGAGGGACTGAACACCTTCACCATCAGTCCAGCCATCGCCGAGGCGCTCTTCAGCGTTGAGGCCACCGAAGCTGCAGCGGCCCAGTTCGAGCTGGACGCGCTCTAG